CCCGCCTCGACCGCCGCCGACAGCGTCTCCCGCTCGGTGACCGAGAGCGTCGCGTCGGCGCTGGCGTCGGCGTTCCAGTCGGTCATCTCGGAGACGCGTTCGAGTTCCAGGGACAGCCCCGGCTGGAGGTTCCGCTCGATCCTGTCGAACAGCTCCCCGACCGGCGTCTCCTCGGGCATCAAGACCCGCCAGACGTACTCCGGCCCCGACCGCTCCGCCTCCAGCAGGACGCCGTCGCCGACGTGATCGACCGCCAGGTACGGCAGCGAGTGACACCGATCGATCTCCGCCCGCCGGGTGTAGTAGAGGCGGTGCTGGTCGCCCCCGGCGAGGACCCGGTGCTCGCGGTCGGAGCTGCAGCCGCCGACGTCGAGGCACTCGTTGCAGGTGCTCTCGTCGAGGTAGAGCCCGTCCAGACGGTCGAGGACGTCGGCAGGGCCCGTGACGTGATCGACCCGCCACATCGCCGCCTCGGTGGCGAAGCACGAGCGCGTTCGGGCCCGCAGCCGCGGCTCCTCTATGAACAGGTCCATCAGGTCGTCGACGCCCGCCTCATAGCGGACGGTAAAGGCGAACTCGCGCACGACTGACCTGTGATTGGTGATGACCAAACCTATTTCGGCTTCCGTTCACTCATCTCACCGCTTGTGGCTAATCTACAGTCTCTTCTACTGTCTATGACCAACCCAAGGTATAGGCACGAGACGACAGTAGTTGGAAATGCAACATGAGCGACGACAGACCGCACATGAGCGGGCAGGTCGACCCGGGCGACACGAGCAAGCGAGTCGGCATGGAGGTCGTTCGCGAACGCGGCTGCGATCCGGAGGAGTTGCGCGAGAAGCTGATCGACGCCATCGCCGCCGAGTTCACGACGTACTACTACTACACGAACCTCCGGATGCACCTCGCCGGCGAGGAGGACTACAAGGAGATCACCGAGGACGCTCGGCTGGAGGACCGCGCGCACTTCGAACTGGTCGTCCCCCGCGTCTACGAGCTGGAGGGGTCGCTCCCGGACGACCTCGCGGAGTTCGCTAACCGGGCCTCCTGTGCCCCGCCGAAGCTTCCGGACGACCCCAGCGCCGCGAACGTCCTCGAGGTCCTGCTGGAGGCCGAGCGCTGCGCCATCCGGACCTGGTCGGAGGTCTGTGACATGACCCGCGGTGCCGATCCGCGGACCTACGACATGGCCCAGCGCATCCTCAACGAGGAGATGGACCACGAGGCGTGGTTCATCGAGCTGCTCTCGAAGGAGCGCGACGGCGAGGTCAACCCGGCCGGCCACTTCGTCCGCGGCGAGCCCGGCGAGGCCCCCTACTCGACCAACAACCGCTTCAACGACAGCGCGTAACGCCGCTCGATGAGCCAGACGTGGACGGTAGCGCTGGAAATTCCCGCCGACTCCGACCTGGAGGACGCCGGAGAGACCGTCGAGATAGACGTCGGCGAGGAGCAGTACGTCCTCTCGGCCGCGCGCGCGGCGGGCGTCTGGCTCCCCGCGGACTGCCAGCAGGGCTGGTGTACTACCTGCGCGGCCGAACTGCTCGCGGGCGAGATCGACCAGTCGACCGCTCGCCGGACGTACGAGGAGGACGGCGACTACGTGCTCCTATGCCGGGCCAAACCGCGGTCGGACCTGCGGCTCCGCGTGGATCAGATGCAGGCGCTGCTAGAGCGGCGGGCCGAGCACGAGCTGCCCCCGGGGCGCTCGAAAGTGGGCGACGACTGAGCGCGGTCGGGGACGCGAGAAGGGCCCCCACTCACCGACGCGCTCGCGACGGAACCGCCCTGTCCCGGGCCGTACCTTCTCCCCGCAGGTCGCCGAGATGGGACTCACAGAGGTGCGGCGTCCTCGGCGAGACGGACGCGTCGACGCCCGTTACGACGACGCAGTCCTCGTCCTCGACCGAGGTACACCGCCACTCGGGGAGCGCGACGTCGCCGAGTCGATCACAGCGGACGCAGGTCGACCCGCCGCCCACGTAGGCCGCCAGCGCGCGCCCGAAGTAGTCGTCGATGCAGTGCGTACACAGGCAACCGAGGACGTCGCCCGTCGACGGATCGACGACCGCCCGGTTGTACGTGAAAGGAATTTGACATGACGTGCATTTCATATCGTATCACGTGGTTGGTGCGCAGCCGCGTTCGTGGGTCTGCATATCGTAGTAGATGACTCCTTAAGTGTGATTGTGTGACGCCCAACAGGTCGACGGAGTGAAACCGATCGAATATAGCCTCTGTACGGATCGAAACGACGGATGTGCGCAGCTTCGACCGCGCGTCGATTTAACGAGGTACTGCGATGAACTATACACGAGGTTATCACGGAGAAAAACGAGGCGAGGGACGACTGTCGATGTGTCGCTCCGCCCCGCGTCGCGTCACCGCTCCGCGTCGACCGCGTCTCCGAGCGGTCGCCCGTCCGAAACCCGCCGCGGACGGCTACGGATCGATGACCTCCACGAGGTTGTCTTCCGGATCGCGGAGGAACAGGATTCGCGCGCCGGTGGCCGTCGTCTGCGGCTCGCTGACGGGGTCGGCCGCCTCGGGGAGGTCCTCGTACACCGCGTCGACGTCGTCCGTGCCCACGCCGACGTGCGTCGACCCGGACTGGTTCACCGCGTCCGGCGTCGCGTCCGAACCCGCGGGGTCGTACTCGACCAGCTCCAGCCGGACGCCGTCGCCGTCCAGGTGCGCGAAGGACCCGGTCGCGTCGGGCACGCCCACGCCCCTCGAGAACGACTCGCCTGAGACCTCGAACCGGTCGAGCACCTCGAACCCGAACGCCTCCTGGTAGAACGACACCATCTGCTCGAGGTCCTCGACCGTGATACCGACGTGATGCACGTGTTTGCTCATCGGTGGAGCGTGCGCGCGTGTCCGGAAAAGAGGCTTCGGTCCGCCGACTCCACACTCCACCGACCGAAACTCGCCGCCGCTACACGCGCTCGCGCAACTGCTCGGCGTAGGGCCCCACGCCCGTCTCGTCGTCGACGGCGTCGACCACCCGGTCGGAACTGACGTCGAGGGCGTAGGCCGGTCGCCCCTTCCCCGTCGCCGACGTCGTCCGCTCCTTGCGCAACAGGCCGTCCTCGGCCAGCGACCCCAGCGCCCTCGTGACCTCGCGGCGCTCGACCCCGCCGAACGGGTCCCGGTCGACGTCGTCCAGGTGGGCCTTGCACCGCTTGGCCACCTCGAAGGAGTGCACGGGCGTCTCGTCGTCGACGGACAGCTCCGTCACTGCCAGCAGCACGAACTGCTCGAACGGTCCTCGCGACTCGATGGTCTCCGCCATGCGAAAGGTGTCGGCTGGACAGACGATCAACGTGTGGGACGTTTCCGGGGGCAATCGGAGTCACGATGGGCAGACGAACTCGGGCGGGACTGCTTCGATTGCTTACCCGTCGCTCTGTGGATCACTCCGAAGCTCGTACAGACCCGTCGCGTCGTGGACCTTCCTGACGTACTCAGCGGCCAGGAGGACGTTCAGCCTGTTGTGCACGTGCTGTCGGGAGTAGTCCGTCTCGTCAGCGAGGTACCCGACGGTGCACCGTCCGCGGGAGAGCATGTCGAGAATCGCCTCGTCTGCATCGGTGAGCTTGACGGGCACGGTTCGTTCTACAGGACGACTACGGCGGTGATTACCCTTTCCCATCTATAGACGACTACCCGACGTTACTACTTTAGTTTACTAATCGTGAACTGTATTGCGAGAGTTTACGTACGCGGACGAGAGGATCGCGGTCACGTGACCACGGAAAAGTGGTCGCCTGCTGGCACAGGCGACCGCGCTTCCCGAGAGCGAGAAGCAATGCGACTGGGCACTACTGACGCAAAGAAACTGTCGACCAGTGGAATAGATGCGGGACCGAAATGAACCGGCGGTATCGCGACGCCGAGTTCCTGCGAGAGCAGTACGTCGACCGGCGCAAGTCCGCCTCCGAGATCGCTGACTTGCGCGACGTCGCGTCGAGCACTGTCCAGCGATGGCTCGACAGACACAGCATCGAACGGAATCCGCGCTACCCGGATCGGGCGTGGCTCCGTGAGCAATACGTCGACCGCCGCCGCGATCAGCAGGACATCGCCGAGGAGTGCGGCGTCGCCGAATCGACGATCTGTCACTGGCTCGCCCGCCACGGCATCACGGACGGCGAGTCTCTGCAGTCGGCCAAGTGCGTGACCTGCGGTGAATCGTTCCGGTACTATCCCTCCGTCCGCGACGGCCAGTACTGTTCGAACGAGTGTGCTAATAAACGTCGGAAGCGACAGGTGTAGATCACCTGCCCCAACTGCGAAGAGACCTTCCAGCGCCGCCAGTCGCTGGACATCGAATACTGCTCGATGGCGTGTTGGTCGGAACAGTACGACGTCAAGACAGACTGTCCCTACAGGTCGGGGTGGAAAAAACAACGGGAGAAGGCCCTCGAACGCGATAGATACCGCTGTACCGTCTGTGGCATCAGCTACGAGGAACACAGGAGACGCTTCGGATTCGGACTGGACGTGCATCATATTATCCCGGACTGTTCGCCCAGTGGGACAAACCGCTTAGAGACGCCCATTCGCTTTGGAACCTACGGACGCTCTGTCGGACACATCACCCGGATTGCGGAGGAATAACAGTCGAACCGGACTAGAGTAGGGACTCCACAGCAAACCTGCCAGAAAATTTTCAGTGGGTTCGGGCGGATTTGAACCGCCGGCCTCCTCCATGTCAAGGAGGTGTCATAACCAACCTAGACCACGAACCCTGGCTGGCTTCCCTCTGTCTGCATTCAACCGTTGTCCGGGGGTATAATTGAAGGTTTCGGAACCGCCGTGCGGTGATGGGATGGGAACAACGCTCACACGAGGCCGAGCATCCAGAGCGTTCCCAGGGTGCCGAGGACCAGCGCGACGGCGCCGCCGGCGAAGCGGAGCTGCGACCCGGCACGGTACTCGGACTCGATGCTGCCCTCGCCCTGATCGGAGACGATCATGAGCCCGTCGTCGGGTTCGGTCACGTGGGCGTCCTCGGATCGGAGCCGCTCGCGGTCGGGATCGCTGGCGTCCTCTGCGCGTCCGAGGACGTACGCGTCGTCGCCGGGGGCGACGATCGCCTCCTTGTAGCGTCGCCGACCGTGCTTCCGGCCGACGTCCACTGCGTTCGTGATCGACCCGGTGTCCTCGTAGAGGCCGTGCTCGGCGTGGAGGTCGGCGATGCGGTCGGGGACCGCCTCGTCGGGGGCGAGTTCGACCTGCACGTCGAAGGTCTCGAACTCCAGCAGGACGTCGTCCATCCGGACGCCGTCGGAGGCGGTGACGCCCGTCGTCTGGGTCCACTTGCCGGCGGCGTCCGACTTCGAGACCGGGTCGACGTCGATCGCGCCGGTCTCGTCCTCGACGGCGAGCGGCGCGATCTCGACGCCGCGGGCGACCTCCCGCCAGTGGGAGGTGTCGCCGCGCTCGTCCCACTCCTCGACCGTCCAGGCGGCGGCGACCGCCTCGCGACCGGTCACGGGCGCCTCGACGGGCCCGTCGCCCGGGCGTGCGGTGCCCTCGATCTCGATCGTCCCCGGGGACGCCGTCTCGCGAATCGGCGTCGGATCCAGATCAGCCATCGCGGCGTACACCCGCCGGCGTTTCCAGCCGGTGTAGAGTCCGACGGCGCCCAGCGTGGCGATCACCGCCGGGATCGCGACTGCCTCCGAAACCATACCGGTCGGATTCCGCATACCCGCACGTAAGCCTGATGGGCGGGTGAGGGGCACCGGCCGACACCGACAGTCGCGACGATAGGCTTAAGTCGATGTACGGATTTGTGCATTACAACACGAAGTAGTCCATTGGTGACCCACAATGCAGGAATACATCGAGCGCGTGACGGAGGGGGAGGACCTGAGCCAGAGCGAGGCCCACGAGGCGGCGGCCGCGGTCTTCGAGGAGGCGACGGAGTCACAGATCGGCGCCCTGCTGGCGGCGCTGCGGGCCAAAGGAGAGACGGAGTCGGAGATCGCCGGCTTCGCCGAGGGGATGCGCGACGCGGCGAAGACGATCCAGCCCGACCGGTCGCCGCTGGTCGACACCTGCGGCACGGGCGGGGACGACTACGACACGATCAACGTCTCGACGACCAGCGCCATCGTGGCCTCGGGGGCGGGCGTGCCGATCGCCAAGCACGGCAACTCCTCCGTCTCCTCGTCGTCGGGTAGCTCCGACGTGCTGGAGGAGGTCGGCGTGACGCTGGAGAGCGACCCCGCAGCCGTCGAGGACACCATCGAATCCCACGGTATCGGGTACATGCACGCGCCGGATTTCCACCCCGCGATGAAGGCCGTCATCGGCCCGCGGAAGGAACTGGGGATGCGGACCGTCTTCAACGTCCTCGGGCCGCTCACGAATCCGGCGGGCGCAGACGCGCAGGTGATGGGCGTCTACGACGACGACCTCGTTCCGCTGATCGCGGAGGCGCTGGCCAACATGGACGTCGAGCGCGCGATGGTCGTCCACGGCGCCGGCATGGACGAGATTACCGTCCACGACGAGACGACGGTCGCCGAGGTCGACGGGAACGACGTCGAGGAGTACGCGCTGGCGCCCGAGGACGTCGGTCTGGAGCAGCACGACATCGAGGCCGTCGCCGGCGGGACGCCCGCCGAGAACGCCGCCGACCTGCGCGGCATCGTCAAGGGCGAGGTCGACGGCGCGAAGCGGGACATCATCCTCGCGAACGCGGGCGCGGCCGCCTACGTCGCCGGCGTGGCCGACTCCCACCGCGACGGCGTCGAACTCGCCGCGCGGGCCATCGACGACGGCGACGCGGCCGAGAAGCTCGACGACCTCCGCGGGGCGGCATGACGCGCGCGAAGGTCTGCGGGATAACCCGGGCGGCGGACCGCGACGCCGCGGTCGCCGCCGGCGCCGACGCGGTCGGCGTCATCAGCGAGGTCCCGGTGGACACGCCCCGCGAGGTCGGTCCGGAGACGGCGGCGGACCTCCTCGCCGGCGTCCCGCCGCTGGTGACGGGCGTCCTCGTGACGATGCCCGAGTCGGTGCAGGACGCTGTGACGCTCGCCGAGCGCGTCCGGCCCGACGCCGTTCAGATCCACGGCGGCCTCGACCCGGCCGAGGTGGGCGCGCTCCGCCGACGCGTCGACGCGCAGGTGCTCGCCGTGGCCGACGCCGAGGGCGACGCGGCGGCCGACTACGCGGCCGTCGCGGACGCCCTGCTGATCGACTCCGTCGACGAGGATGGCGGCGGCGGCACCGGCGAGACTCACGACTGGGAGCGGACCCGCGCCCTCGTCACGGGTCTCGACGCGCCGGTGCTGCTGGCCGGCGGACTCACGCCCGACAACGTCGCCGAGGCCGTCGAGACGGTCGAGCCGTTCGGCGTGGACGTCGCCTCGGGCGTCGAGAGCGAAGGCGGCGCGAAGGACCACGCCGCCGTCGAGCGGTTCGTCGCGGCGGCGACGGCGGCGGGCGAAAACACCGGGAAGGGGCCCGCGGCAGAGGAGGTGTCACCGTGAGCCCCGAACTCGACTGCAGTCGCGAGGCGTTCGCCGACCTGGCTGCGGGGGACGACCCCGTGGTCGTCCGGACGGTCGCCGAGCTGGACGTCGACGTTGAGCCGCTGGCGGCCTACGCGGCGCTGACCGGGCACACGACCGACCGCGAGCACAGCGAGTACGCCTTCCTCCTGGAGAGCGCCGAGAAGGTCGCCTCCAGCGATCCGGACGGCGCGTTCGCGCCGCGGACCGACGACCGCCACGCGCGCTACTCCTTCGTGGGCTACGACCCCGACGCGGTCGTCACCGTCGACGAGGAGACGCGCGTCCGGGCGTTCGACGACCGGATCGCCGACCTGGTGACCGCCGACGGCGGCGACGTGCTGGACGACCTCCGGGCGGCGATGCCGGACGCCGACCTGCGAGGCTTCCCCGACCGCCACCGACAGCACCTCGACGGCGGCCTCGTGGGCTTCCTGGCCTACGACGCCGTCTACGACCTCTGGCTCGACGAGGTCGGCCTGGAGCGGCCCGACTCCCGGTTCCCCGACGCCCAGTTCGTCCTCACCACGGCGACGCTGCGGTTCGACCACGTCGAGGACACCGTCTCGCTGGTGTTCACGCCCGTCGTCCGGGCCGACGAGGACGCGGGCCAGCGCTACGACGAACTCCTCGCGGAGGCCGAGGCCGTCGAGAGCGCCCTTCAGGCGGCCGACGACCTGGAGACCTGCGGGTTCGTCCGCGAGCGCGAGGAGGCGGGCCCGAAAGACGAGTACGAGGACGCCGTCGAGCGCGCCAAGGAGTACGTCCTCAGCGGCGACATCTACCAGGGCGTCATCTCTCGCAAGCGCGATCTGTACGGCGAGATGGACCCGCTCGGGCTCTACGAGTCGCTGCGCGCGGTCAACCCGTCGCCGTACATGTACCTGCTGGACTACGACGGCCTGACCGTGGTCGGCGCCAGCCCAGAGACGCTGGTCTCCGTGGCCGACGACCACGTCGTCTCCAACCCCATCGCCGGTACGTGCCCGCGCGGTACGAGCCCCGTCGAGGACCGCCGGCTGGCCGGCGAGATGCTCGCCGACGGCAAGGAGCGGGCCGAGCACACCATGCTCGTCGACCTGGCGCGCAACGACGTGCGCCGCGTCGCCGAGCCCGGGTCGGTCCGCGTCGAGGAGTTCATGAACGTGCTGAAGTACAGCCACGTCCAGCACATCGAGTCGACGGTGACGGGGACGCTCGCGGACGGTGCCGACGCGTTCGACGCGGCCCGCGCCACCTTCCCCGCCGGGACGCTCTCGGGCGCGCCGAAGATCCGCGCCATGGAGATCATCGACGAACTGGAGCGGTCGCCCCGCGGCCTCTACGGCGGCGGCGTCGGCTACTTCTCCTGGACCGGCGACGTCGACATGGCCATCGTGATCCGCTCCGCGACGATAGAGGAAACCAGCGAGGGATCGCAGCGCACTACGGTCCAGGCCGGCGCGGGCATCGTCGCGGACTCCGTCCCCGAGAGCGAATACGAGGAGACGGAGAACAAGATGGGCGGCGTGCTGGACGCCGTCGAGCGCATCGAGCAGTCGGCGGGGAACGTAGCGAGTGCGACCGATCCCGACGCGGCCGAGGCCGCCGAGGAGGCGTCCCGATGAGCGTGGCAACCGCCGACGAGGCGCGCGTCCTCTTCGTAGACAACTTCGACTCGTTCACCTACAACCTCGTGGAGTACGTCTCCGAGCACGCCGAGGCGGAGGTCGTCCGGAACACGGCGTCGCTGTCCGACGTCGAGGCCGTCGACCCGGACGCGATCGTCGTCTCGCCCGGGCCGGGCCACCCCGAGAACGACCGCGACGTGGGCGTCACGCCGGACGTCCTCCGCGAGGTCAGCCCAGAGGTGCCCACGCTGGGGGTCTGCCTGGGCCTGGAGACCGCCGTCTACGCCTACGGCGGCGAGGTCGGCCGGGCTCCCGAGCCGATCCACGGTAAGGCCTTCCCCGTCGAGCACGACGGCGCGGGCGTCTTCGCCGGCCTCGAACAGGGCTTTCAGGGCGGGCGCTACCACTCGCTGGTCGCCACCGAGGTGCCGGACTGCTTCGACGTCACCGCGACCACCGAGGTCGAGGGCGAGGACGGCCCCGAGGAGCTGGTCATGGGGGTCCGCCACCGCGAGCACCCGATCGAGGCCGTCCAGTTCCACCCGGAGTCGGTGCTGACCGCGGTGGGCCACGACGTCATCCGGAACTTCCTCGACGGGGTCTGAGTCCTCCGCGGACGCCGGACCGTCCGCTCCCGCTACAGCACTGAGATCCCGACCGCACCCAGCACCCACAGCACCGCGACCGCCAGCGTCGCCAGGAGCACGAGCTTCCAGGCGACGCGCAGCACGAGCCGACCGACGAGGATCACGAGCGCGAGGGCGATCAGGCCGACGAGGAGCGTGGGGGGCGAGCCAAGCGCACCGAACTGGAACATACCTGAACCTACGTGCCCTGCGGCATATGTCTTGTCGCCCGGCGGTCACTCGCCCACGATCAGCGTGCACTCCGTGCCGGCGCGCTCGACGCCATACCTATCAGAAATCAAAACAGATCGAGGGCGGTAGGGCGTGTTCCGTCAGGTGCGGGCGAACACGCATTCAGAACCCAACCACTCGAGTCCGTTGCGGATGACAGTTTCGACTGAAGAGGCGACGCCCTCTCGCGATTCTCGATCGAAAGGTTCACTTTCACTGTGGTCCGATACGATTAATAAGCTGTCGGCAACTGCTAGATACCGCACGCGAACACGGTCCCGCCGACGCTGGATCGCGGCTGATATTACCCACCAGTGATATGTTCGAACAGGCACTCGACTGACCGGTACTCCCACCACCCAGCAGGGGAATCATCGGTTACTATTTAGCCATCCAAGTAAACACCAATGTCGTTACGAATGAGCCCGGTTCTG
This genomic interval from Halomicrobium urmianum contains the following:
- a CDS encoding helix-turn-helix domain-containing protein, with amino-acid sequence MREFAFTVRYEAGVDDLMDLFIEEPRLRARTRSCFATEAAMWRVDHVTGPADVLDRLDGLYLDESTCNECLDVGGCSSDREHRVLAGGDQHRLYYTRRAEIDRCHSLPYLAVDHVGDGVLLEAERSGPEYVWRVLMPEETPVGELFDRIERNLQPGLSLELERVSEMTDWNADASADATLSVTERETLSAAVEAGYYRTPREATVAELADLLGEPRSTVQYRLQRAEEKVIEEFVAE
- a CDS encoding DUF1804 family protein, yielding MNRRYRDAEFLREQYVDRRKSASEIADLRDVASSTVQRWLDRHSIERNPRYPDRAWLREQYVDRRRDQQDIAEECGVAESTICHWLARHGITDGESLQSAKCVTCGESFRYYPSVRDGQYCSNECANKRRKRQV
- the trpE gene encoding anthranilate synthase component I, which codes for MSPELDCSREAFADLAAGDDPVVVRTVAELDVDVEPLAAYAALTGHTTDREHSEYAFLLESAEKVASSDPDGAFAPRTDDRHARYSFVGYDPDAVVTVDEETRVRAFDDRIADLVTADGGDVLDDLRAAMPDADLRGFPDRHRQHLDGGLVGFLAYDAVYDLWLDEVGLERPDSRFPDAQFVLTTATLRFDHVEDTVSLVFTPVVRADEDAGQRYDELLAEAEAVESALQAADDLETCGFVREREEAGPKDEYEDAVERAKEYVLSGDIYQGVISRKRDLYGEMDPLGLYESLRAVNPSPYMYLLDYDGLTVVGASPETLVSVADDHVVSNPIAGTCPRGTSPVEDRRLAGEMLADGKERAEHTMLVDLARNDVRRVAEPGSVRVEEFMNVLKYSHVQHIESTVTGTLADGADAFDAARATFPAGTLSGAPKIRAMEIIDELERSPRGLYGGGVGYFSWTGDVDMAIVIRSATIEETSEGSQRTTVQAGAGIVADSVPESEYEETENKMGGVLDAVERIEQSAGNVASATDPDAAEAAEEASR
- a CDS encoding VOC family protein; amino-acid sequence: MSKHVHHVGITVEDLEQMVSFYQEAFGFEVLDRFEVSGESFSRGVGVPDATGSFAHLDGDGVRLELVEYDPAGSDATPDAVNQSGSTHVGVGTDDVDAVYEDLPEAADPVSEPQTTATGARILFLRDPEDNLVEVIDP
- the trpD gene encoding anthranilate phosphoribosyltransferase, with the translated sequence MQEYIERVTEGEDLSQSEAHEAAAAVFEEATESQIGALLAALRAKGETESEIAGFAEGMRDAAKTIQPDRSPLVDTCGTGGDDYDTINVSTTSAIVASGAGVPIAKHGNSSVSSSSGSSDVLEEVGVTLESDPAAVEDTIESHGIGYMHAPDFHPAMKAVIGPRKELGMRTVFNVLGPLTNPAGADAQVMGVYDDDLVPLIAEALANMDVERAMVVHGAGMDEITVHDETTVAEVDGNDVEEYALAPEDVGLEQHDIEAVAGGTPAENAADLRGIVKGEVDGAKRDIILANAGAAAYVAGVADSHRDGVELAARAIDDGDAAEKLDDLRGAA
- a CDS encoding phosphoribosylanthranilate isomerase, whose translation is MTRAKVCGITRAADRDAAVAAGADAVGVISEVPVDTPREVGPETAADLLAGVPPLVTGVLVTMPESVQDAVTLAERVRPDAVQIHGGLDPAEVGALRRRVDAQVLAVADAEGDAAADYAAVADALLIDSVDEDGGGGTGETHDWERTRALVTGLDAPVLLAGGLTPDNVAEAVETVEPFGVDVASGVESEGGAKDHAAVERFVAAATAAGENTGKGPAAEEVSP
- the dps gene encoding DNA protection during starvation protein, with the protein product MSDDRPHMSGQVDPGDTSKRVGMEVVRERGCDPEELREKLIDAIAAEFTTYYYYTNLRMHLAGEEDYKEITEDARLEDRAHFELVVPRVYELEGSLPDDLAEFANRASCAPPKLPDDPSAANVLEVLLEAERCAIRTWSEVCDMTRGADPRTYDMAQRILNEEMDHEAWFIELLSKERDGEVNPAGHFVRGEPGEAPYSTNNRFNDSA
- a CDS encoding helix-turn-helix domain-containing protein: MPVKLTDADEAILDMLSRGRCTVGYLADETDYSRQHVHNRLNVLLAAEYVRKVHDATGLYELRSDPQSDG
- the trpG gene encoding anthranilate synthase component II, which gives rise to MSVATADEARVLFVDNFDSFTYNLVEYVSEHAEAEVVRNTASLSDVEAVDPDAIVVSPGPGHPENDRDVGVTPDVLREVSPEVPTLGVCLGLETAVYAYGGEVGRAPEPIHGKAFPVEHDGAGVFAGLEQGFQGGRYHSLVATEVPDCFDVTATTEVEGEDGPEELVMGVRHREHPIEAVQFHPESVLTAVGHDVIRNFLDGV
- a CDS encoding 2Fe-2S iron-sulfur cluster-binding protein — encoded protein: MSQTWTVALEIPADSDLEDAGETVEIDVGEEQYVLSAARAAGVWLPADCQQGWCTTCAAELLAGEIDQSTARRTYEEDGDYVLLCRAKPRSDLRLRVDQMQALLERRAEHELPPGRSKVGDD